Proteins from one Triticum aestivum cultivar Chinese Spring chromosome 7A, IWGSC CS RefSeq v2.1, whole genome shotgun sequence genomic window:
- the LOC123147611 gene encoding survival of motor neuron-related-splicing factor 30, producing MEDLSVEELASNLSTYKDQLREVRKFIKEKKDDAGISEYVDMEKELQEVITLTEELLATANPSESAQNDVGLSPPNYSAGVHSEALDDLSQSHEKFAVGTKVQAVYSEDGEWYNATIEGLTPIGYFVSYEGWGNKEEVDPANVRALDVEAADALGLAEKEAEATKMALKRKVEQAATSDYQIRSLPTKLKIDPNDPEDVKAAKRKKIHAFKSKARFEQLDFAQNKRQNAWQQFQTTKGKAKKVGFFSGRKKESIFKSPEDHRGKVGVTGSGKGLTDFQRREKHLHLKDGSSGDAVDYEE from the exons ATGGAGGATCTCAGCGTCGAGGAGCTCGCCTCCAATCTCTCCACCTACAAGGACCAGCTCCGCGAG GTTAGGAAGTTCATCAAGGAGAAAAAAGATGACGCTGGAATTTCTGAATATGTTGATATGGAAAAGGAGCTTCAAGAG GTTATTACATTAACCGAAGAGCTTTTGGCAACTGCAAATCCAAGTGAGAGTGCGCAGAATGATGTAGGTCTATCACCGCCAAATTATTCTGCTGGAGTGCACTCAGAG GCACTGGATGACCTCTCACAATCCCATGAAAAATTTGCAGTTGGTACCAAAGTGCAAGCTGTGTATAGTGAAGATGGGGAGTG GTACAATGCGACAATTGAAGGTCTGACACCAATTGGTTATTTTGTAAGTTATGAAGGCTGGGGAAACAAGGAAGAG GTGGACCCTGCTAATGTCAGGGCACTTGACGTGGAAGCTGCTGATGCTTTAGGACTAGCTGAAAAAGAAGCTGAAGCGACAAAAATGGCATTAAAGAGAAAAGTTGAACAAGCAGCAACATCTGACTATCAGATTCGTAGCTTACCCACAAAACTTAAGATCGATCCAAATGATCCAGAAGATGTG AAAGCTGCAAAGCGTAAGAAGATCCATGCTTTCAAGTCAAAAGCCCGCTTTGAGCAACTAGATTTCGCACAGAATAAGCGGCAAAATGCATGGCAACAGTTCCAGACTACCAAAGGAAAGGCTAAGAAG GTGGGATTCTTTTCGGGTCGCAAGAAGGAGAGCATCTTCAAGTCACCGGAAGATCACAGAGGTAAGGTGGGGGTCACTGGTAGCGGGAAAGGCCTGACTGACTTCCAGAGGAGGGAGAAGCACCTTCATCTCAAGGATGGTTCTTCTGGGGATGCAGTGGACTATGAGGAATAA